The following proteins are encoded in a genomic region of Hyla sarda isolate aHylSar1 chromosome 3, aHylSar1.hap1, whole genome shotgun sequence:
- the LOC130360586 gene encoding transcription cofactor HES-6-like, whose amino-acid sequence MAMSAAAKDPLKLANSKQERKLRKPIIERKRRERINSCLEQLKETVIRAFHLDQSKLEKADILEMTVRHLENIQRSRTTGDTSPTVDGQQRFSTGYIQCMHELHNLLLNCDWMDQALGARLLNHLLKSLPKAMGAKSELPFMIEEGAERTPSPALNSDSDTKPQVNILQKHCSLMGSLQMWRPW is encoded by the exons AAACTAGCCAATTCTAAACAGGAAAGAAAG CTCAGAAAACCAATCATAGAGCGAAAAAGAAGAGAACGAATTAACTCTTGCCTGGAGCAACTAAAAGAAACCGTGATAAGGGCCTTTCATCTTGAT CAATCAAAGCTGGAGAAAGCGGACATCCTGGAGATGACAGTGAGACATCTGGAAAATATTCAGAGAAGCAGAACCACAG GTGATACCTCTCCGACTGTAGATGGCCAGCAGAGATTCAGCACAGGATACATTCAGTGTATGCATGAGTTGCACAACCTGCTTCTAAACTGCGACTGGATGGATCAAGCCCTCGGTGCTCGGCTTCTCAATCACCTGTTAAAATCGCTCCCCAAGGCCATGGGTGCAAAGTCTGAGCTGCCATTTATGATTGAAGAAGGTGCTGAGAGGACTCCCTCGCCTGCCCTAAATTCTGATTCTGACACAAAACCACAAGTTAATATACTGCAGAAGCATTGTTCTCTTATGGGCTCACTGCAGATGTGGAGACCCTGGTAA